One window from the genome of Dioscorea cayenensis subsp. rotundata cultivar TDr96_F1 chromosome 3, TDr96_F1_v2_PseudoChromosome.rev07_lg8_w22 25.fasta, whole genome shotgun sequence encodes:
- the LOC120256552 gene encoding protein PIN-LIKES 3-like, translated as MGFFKLLITASMPVLNVLLITGLGSFLATGQVGILCKDARKHLNNVVFFVFNPALLSTNLARTITLKSIALLWFMPINILLTFLLGSLLGWAVIYLTKTPPRLKGLVLGCCAAGNMGNMLLIIIPTICKEKGSPFRDPDVCYKFGMAYVSLSMAIGAIFLWSYVYNMVRISSNSIGEKIIDNPQHTPKLPDENTDDKPSSQSELISDCPAEQRLPITVSAESSTKTKVSSLTHFKNKLSNIGDVIKLKKMFNPSTIGLIVGFFIGITPPFRKAIIGDTAPLRVIQESASLLGNGAIPTVTLIMGGNLLRGLRGSGTKYSIIFGVIVVRYVILPLIGVVIVRGAIHMGLVYSDPLFQFILLLQYAVPPAMNISTITQLFGAGENECSVIFLWVYGFASVSLTLWSTFFMWLLSH; from the exons ATGGGTTTTTTTAAGCTTCTCATCACTGCTTCAATGCCTGTTCTGAATGTGCTTCTGATCACTGGCCTTGGATCATTTCTAGCAACCGGACAAGTCGGCATCCTGTGTAAGGACGCAAGAAAGCATTTGAACAAT GTTGTGTTCTTCGTATTCAATCCAGCTCTTCTCTCGACGAACTTAGCCCGGACAATTACATTGAAGAGCATAGCTTTGTT GTGGTTCATGCCAATTAATATTCTTCTCACATTTCTTCTTGGTTCTTTACTTGGATGGGCTGTTATCTATCTCACAAAAACTCCTCCGCGCTTAAAAGGCCTAGTTTTAGGTTGCTGTGCAGCTG GAAATATGGGCAACATGCTCCTTATCATCATCCCAACAATCTGCAAAGAAAAAGGCAGTCCTTTCAGAGATCCTGATGTTTGTTACAAATTCGGCATGGCATATGTGTCTCTCTCTATGGCT ATCGGAGCGATTTTTCTATGGTCTTATGTCTACAATATGGTTCGAATATCTTCAAATTCTATTGGAGAAAAAATAATTGACAATCCTCAACATACTCCTAAGCTTCCAGATGAGAATACAGATGATAAACCTTCGTCGCAGAGTGAGTTGATATCTGATTGTCCAGCTGAACAACGGCTTCCTATAACTGTATCTGCAGAATCTTCAACTAAGACTAAG GTATCAAGCCTGActcattttaaaaacaaattgtcAAATATTGGAGATGtaatcaaattgaaaaaaatgtttaacCCCTCAACCATCGGATTG ATTGTCGGGTTTTTTATTGGTATAACTCCCCCATTTAGAAAAGCAATTATTGGTGATACCGCTCCTCTTCGGGTTATCCAAGAATCAGCATCTTTGCTGGG AAACGGTGCGATACCAACAGTCACTCTGATAATGGGAGGAAACCTTCTAAGAG GTTTACGTGGATCAGGCACAAAATATTCGATCATTTTCGGAGTTATTGTTGTCCGCTATGTTATATTGCCTCTAATAGGCGTGGTTATCGTCCGAGGAGCAATTCACATGGGCTTAGTATATTCTGATCCTTTGTTTCAGTTCATTCTTCTGCTCCAATATGCTGTTCCACCGGCAATGAACATAA GTACAATTACTCAATTGTTTGGTGCTGGTGAAAATGAGTGCTCTGTTATTTTCTTATGGGTATACGGCTTCGCGTCGGTTTCACTCACCCTTTGGTCAACATTCTTCATGTGGCTGCTGTCACATTAA
- the LOC120253129 gene encoding AT-rich interactive domain-containing protein 3-like isoform X2, whose translation MSEKEDNGESEQECPEPSTDAQVDAGVKEEDFPSLVMDPVVEQNPPEQAEDDPVNNSEPGGVPTSEHVPVIDEPIKKDTGMPPELDNAAKEPTLNSSAKESSPELNNAVEEPTLDSAAEDSALELNNAVEEHRLNNAAEEPTLDNAANETPSDNAAKETLFDNVAKEIASNEISEDPASENIAEDLVLNKILEEPTSNHICEETASNLITKEPASNHFADEPPSNHISKELVSNHIAGEPASDQRSKEPALNHIAEEPASKNIPKDPTSHDIAENPSSNNIAEDLASNDVVEGPVSRNYPQDPLLDNVGTDSLDADADLINQQENVVDQDPPLDVNAGKEIELAETKVENGGGPKEQDTKATKFDDNFFVDSAMKEEREGDYPSHEDGHSQSFLFDYTEGEESGTEEDQAAFMKELENFHKDKSLEFKPPKFYGEGLNCLKLWRAVTRLGGYDQVTSCKLWRQVGESFRPPKTCTTVSWSFRIFYEKALLEYEKHKIRTGELQVPIASLPEPMALDHQVGGNQASGSGRARRDAAARAMQGWHSQRLLGNGEVGDPIIKDKSSVSLLKQNKHLKTVGLLKRKKASSMEHAAVKVARTKIAKPQLIFKELERTLWLLMSGPQLIG comes from the exons atgagtgagaaagaagataaTGGGGAATCGGAGCAAGAGTGTCCTGAGCCCTCTACAGATGCGCAGGTTGATGCAGGAGTCAAGGAGGAGGATTTTCCATCTCTAGTTATGGATCCTGTCGTTGAGCAGAACCCTCCAGAGCAAGCAGAGGATGATCCTGTCAATAATTCGGAACCTGGAGGTGTACCAACATCAGAGCATGTTCCTGTTATTGATGAACCTATTAAGAAAGATACTGGGATGCCACCTGAGTTGGATAATGCTGCTAAAGAACCTACATTGAATAGTTCTGCTAAAGAATCGTCACCGGAGTTGAATAATGCTGTTGAAGAACCTACATTGGATAGTGCTGCTGAAGATTCTGCATTGGAGTTGAATAATGCTGTTGAAGAACATAGATTGAATAATGCTGCTGAAGAACCTACATTGGATAATGCTGCTAACGAAACCCCATCAGATAATGCTGCTAAAGAAACTTTATTTGACAATGTTGCTAAAGAAATTGCCTCAAATGAAATTTCTGAAGACCCAGCCTCGGAAAATATTGCTGAAGACTTGGTTTTGAACAAAATTCTCGAAGAGCCTACCTCAAACCATATCTGTGAAGAGACTGCCTCAAACCTTATCACTAAAGAACCTGCCTCAAACCATTTTGCTGACGAGCCTCCCTCAAACCATATCTCCAAAGAGCTTGTCTCAAACCATATTGCTGGAGAGCCTGCCTCAGACCAGAGATCCAAAGAGCCTGCCTTAAACCATATTGCTGAAGAGCCTGCCTCAAAAAATATTCCCAAAGATCCAACCTCACATGATATTGCTGAAAATCCTTCCTCAAACAATATTGCTGAAGATCTGGCCTCAAATGATGTTGTGGAAGGCCCTGTCTCACGTAATTATCCTCAAGATCCTTTGTTGGATAATGTTGGCACAGATTCTCTTGACGCAGACGCTGATCTAATAAACCAGCAGGAGAATGTAGTTGATCAAGATCCTCCTCTGGATGTAAATGCTGGGAAGGAGATTGAGTTAGCAGAGACAAAGGTGGAGAATGGTGGAGGACCTAAAGAACAAGATACAAAGGCTACCAAGTTTGATGATAATTTCTTTGTAGATTCTGCAATGAAGGAAGAAAGGGAAGGAGATTATCCTTCTCATGAGGATGGTCATAGTCAGTCTTTTCTATTTGACTATACAGAGGGCGAAGAATCTGGCACTGAAGAAGACCAGGCCGCATTCATGAAAGAGCTAGAAAATTTTCACAAGGATAAGAGTCTTGAGTTCAAACCACCCAAATTTTATGGGGAGGGTTTGAATTGCCTCAA GTTGTGGAGAGCAGTTACAAGACTGGGCGGCTATGACCAG GTCACATCATGCAAGCTGTGGCGGCAAGTGGGAGAGTCATTCAGGCCTCCAAA GACATGTACCACAGTCTCATGGTCATTCCGAATCTTTTATGAAAAG GCTCTGTTAGagtatgaaaaacataaaattcgcACAGGCGAGCTCCAAGTTCCCATAGCGTCTTTGCCAGAGCCTATGGCCCTTGATCATCAG GTGGGTGGCAATCAAGCATCAGGCTCAGGAAGAGCAAGAAGGGATGCTGCTGCTCGGGCCATGCAAGGTTGGCACTCTCAGCGGCTACTTGGAAATGGTGAGGTCGGGGATCCTATCATCAAG GATAAGAGCTCTGTTTCTCTCCTGAAACAGAACAAGCATCTTAAAACCGTGG GTCTTCTTAAGAGGAAGAAAGCATCTAGCATGGAACATGCAGCAGTCAAAGTTGCACGGACGAAAATTGCTAAGCCACAGTTAATATTCAAAGAACTTG AACGGACACTATGGTTGTTGATGTCGGGGCCCCAGCTGATTGGGTGA
- the LOC120253129 gene encoding AT-rich interactive domain-containing protein 5-like isoform X1, with amino-acid sequence MSEKEDNGESEQECPEPSTDAQVDAGVKEEDFPSLVMDPVVEQNPPEQAEDDPVNNSEPGGVPTSEHVPVIDEPIKKDTGMPPELDNAAKEPTLNSSAKESSPELNNAVEEPTLDSAAEDSALELNNAVEEHRLNNAAEEPTLDNAANETPSDNAAKETLFDNVAKEIASNEISEDPASENIAEDLVLNKILEEPTSNHICEETASNLITKEPASNHFADEPPSNHISKELVSNHIAGEPASDQRSKEPALNHIAEEPASKNIPKDPTSHDIAENPSSNNIAEDLASNDVVEGPVSRNYPQDPLLDNVGTDSLDADADLINQQENVVDQDPPLDVNAGKEIELAETKVENGGGPKEQDTKATKFDDNFFVDSAMKEEREGDYPSHEDGHSQSFLFDYTEGEESGTEEDQAAFMKELENFHKDKSLEFKPPKFYGEGLNCLKLWRAVTRLGGYDQVTSCKLWRQVGESFRPPKTCTTVSWSFRIFYEKALLEYEKHKIRTGELQVPIASLPEPMALDHQVGGNQASGSGRARRDAAARAMQGWHSQRLLGNGEVGDPIIKDKSSVSLLKQNKHLKTVGLLKRKKASSMEHAAVKVARTKIAKPQTDTMVVDVGAPADWVKINVRRTKDCFEVYALVPGLLREEVHVQSDPAGRLVISGEPEQPDNPWGVTPFKKVVTLPSRIDPHQTSAVVTLHGQLFVRAPFEQSES; translated from the exons atgagtgagaaagaagataaTGGGGAATCGGAGCAAGAGTGTCCTGAGCCCTCTACAGATGCGCAGGTTGATGCAGGAGTCAAGGAGGAGGATTTTCCATCTCTAGTTATGGATCCTGTCGTTGAGCAGAACCCTCCAGAGCAAGCAGAGGATGATCCTGTCAATAATTCGGAACCTGGAGGTGTACCAACATCAGAGCATGTTCCTGTTATTGATGAACCTATTAAGAAAGATACTGGGATGCCACCTGAGTTGGATAATGCTGCTAAAGAACCTACATTGAATAGTTCTGCTAAAGAATCGTCACCGGAGTTGAATAATGCTGTTGAAGAACCTACATTGGATAGTGCTGCTGAAGATTCTGCATTGGAGTTGAATAATGCTGTTGAAGAACATAGATTGAATAATGCTGCTGAAGAACCTACATTGGATAATGCTGCTAACGAAACCCCATCAGATAATGCTGCTAAAGAAACTTTATTTGACAATGTTGCTAAAGAAATTGCCTCAAATGAAATTTCTGAAGACCCAGCCTCGGAAAATATTGCTGAAGACTTGGTTTTGAACAAAATTCTCGAAGAGCCTACCTCAAACCATATCTGTGAAGAGACTGCCTCAAACCTTATCACTAAAGAACCTGCCTCAAACCATTTTGCTGACGAGCCTCCCTCAAACCATATCTCCAAAGAGCTTGTCTCAAACCATATTGCTGGAGAGCCTGCCTCAGACCAGAGATCCAAAGAGCCTGCCTTAAACCATATTGCTGAAGAGCCTGCCTCAAAAAATATTCCCAAAGATCCAACCTCACATGATATTGCTGAAAATCCTTCCTCAAACAATATTGCTGAAGATCTGGCCTCAAATGATGTTGTGGAAGGCCCTGTCTCACGTAATTATCCTCAAGATCCTTTGTTGGATAATGTTGGCACAGATTCTCTTGACGCAGACGCTGATCTAATAAACCAGCAGGAGAATGTAGTTGATCAAGATCCTCCTCTGGATGTAAATGCTGGGAAGGAGATTGAGTTAGCAGAGACAAAGGTGGAGAATGGTGGAGGACCTAAAGAACAAGATACAAAGGCTACCAAGTTTGATGATAATTTCTTTGTAGATTCTGCAATGAAGGAAGAAAGGGAAGGAGATTATCCTTCTCATGAGGATGGTCATAGTCAGTCTTTTCTATTTGACTATACAGAGGGCGAAGAATCTGGCACTGAAGAAGACCAGGCCGCATTCATGAAAGAGCTAGAAAATTTTCACAAGGATAAGAGTCTTGAGTTCAAACCACCCAAATTTTATGGGGAGGGTTTGAATTGCCTCAA GTTGTGGAGAGCAGTTACAAGACTGGGCGGCTATGACCAG GTCACATCATGCAAGCTGTGGCGGCAAGTGGGAGAGTCATTCAGGCCTCCAAA GACATGTACCACAGTCTCATGGTCATTCCGAATCTTTTATGAAAAG GCTCTGTTAGagtatgaaaaacataaaattcgcACAGGCGAGCTCCAAGTTCCCATAGCGTCTTTGCCAGAGCCTATGGCCCTTGATCATCAG GTGGGTGGCAATCAAGCATCAGGCTCAGGAAGAGCAAGAAGGGATGCTGCTGCTCGGGCCATGCAAGGTTGGCACTCTCAGCGGCTACTTGGAAATGGTGAGGTCGGGGATCCTATCATCAAG GATAAGAGCTCTGTTTCTCTCCTGAAACAGAACAAGCATCTTAAAACCGTGG GTCTTCTTAAGAGGAAGAAAGCATCTAGCATGGAACATGCAGCAGTCAAAGTTGCACGGACGAAAATTGCTAAGCCACA AACGGACACTATGGTTGTTGATGTCGGGGCCCCAGCTGATTGGGTGAAAATTAATGTTCGAAGAACT AAAGATTGCTTTGAAGTTTATGCTCTGGTCCCTGGTCTATTACGTGAGGAG GTACATGTTCAGTCAGATCCGGCCGGACGTTTGGTTATATCCGGGGAGCCAGAGCAACCTGATAACCCTTGGGGTGTTACTCCCTTCAAAAAG GTCGTCACCTTGCCATCACGCATTGATCCGCATCAAACATCAGCTGTTGTCACTCTTCATGGCCAGCTTTTTGTTCGAGCCCCCTTTGAGCAGTCAGAGTCATAG